From the Synechococcales cyanobacterium T60_A2020_003 genome, one window contains:
- a CDS encoding YccF domain-containing protein — MSLLGNIIWLIFGGFVAGLGYILGGMLVCLTIIGIPFGLVAIKLGVATMAPFGREIVVTENAGSMLSMIFNIIWVIVIGWGIALAHLTSGLILAITIIGIPFAMQHFKLIPLALFPFGRELR, encoded by the coding sequence ATGAGTCTTCTTGGCAACATTATCTGGCTAATTTTTGGGGGCTTTGTAGCAGGTCTTGGCTATATTCTGGGGGGAATGTTGGTCTGCTTGACAATCATCGGCATTCCCTTTGGCCTAGTCGCCATCAAGCTGGGAGTAGCAACAATGGCTCCCTTTGGCCGCGAGATTGTGGTCACGGAGAATGCGGGAAGCATGCTGTCCATGATTTTTAACATCATTTGGGTAATTGTGATTGGATGGGGAATTGCTTTAGCTCACCTGACCTCAGGCTTAATCCTCGCCATCACGATCATCGGGATTCCTTTCGCAATGCAACATTTCAAACTAATTCCCCTCGCCCTCTTTCCCTTTGGGCGTGAGTTACGATAA